In Chthonomonadales bacterium, a single window of DNA contains:
- a CDS encoding alpha-galactosidase, translating into MDRVKVVLVGAGSESFGPTTVRDVLLSEPLAERGVDLALVDLLPDRLRRVEAYARHVASKLGREERVSTHSSVETALEGAHCVVAAIEVARYLYWSQDFHVPRKHGFRQVFGENGGPGGLFHALRNMGPTVAIARAMERLCPGAPLLNFTNPEHKLCEAVSRLTSVRAVGLCHGVFMGLEQIARLLEMPIERIDAAACGINHFTWFQHVRDRRTGEDLYPRLRAAERQGDWLSDWHEIGMSRILFRRFGLWPSPAANHFGEYVRWADEFVASELQFFHDPADGAPGRSGVAPEFVYSLTGDVTGRPWRREEREQEPLESSPLQPSGELAVPIVEALACGRRRDLAAVNMLNGGAIPNLPEDMVVEAPAVADAFGLRLCSMEPLPEAIAAMLRLQGSINKLLVEAFAERSKAKLLQAVLLEPTVDSYRGAVEMVDEMLALQRDILPPLE; encoded by the coding sequence ATGGACCGCGTGAAGGTGGTGCTGGTGGGCGCGGGCAGCGAGTCGTTCGGGCCGACCACCGTGCGCGATGTGCTGCTGAGCGAGCCTCTGGCGGAGCGCGGCGTGGACCTGGCGCTCGTGGACCTTCTGCCCGACCGTCTGCGGCGCGTGGAGGCCTACGCGCGGCACGTGGCCAGCAAGCTGGGGCGCGAGGAACGTGTGTCGACGCACTCCTCGGTCGAGACCGCGCTGGAGGGCGCGCACTGCGTGGTGGCCGCGATCGAGGTGGCGCGCTATCTCTACTGGTCACAGGACTTCCACGTGCCGCGCAAGCACGGCTTCCGGCAGGTGTTCGGGGAGAACGGTGGCCCCGGCGGCCTGTTCCACGCGCTCCGGAACATGGGGCCGACGGTGGCGATCGCGCGGGCGATGGAGCGCCTCTGCCCCGGCGCGCCCCTGCTCAACTTCACCAACCCGGAGCACAAACTGTGCGAGGCGGTCAGCCGCCTGACGAGCGTGCGGGCGGTCGGCCTCTGCCACGGTGTGTTCATGGGGCTCGAGCAGATCGCCCGGCTGCTCGAGATGCCCATCGAGCGCATCGACGCCGCCGCCTGCGGCATCAACCACTTCACCTGGTTCCAGCACGTCCGCGACCGGCGCACCGGCGAGGACCTCTACCCGCGCCTGCGCGCGGCCGAGCGTCAGGGCGACTGGCTGTCGGACTGGCACGAGATCGGCATGTCGCGTATCCTGTTCCGGCGCTTTGGTCTGTGGCCCTCGCCGGCTGCAAACCACTTCGGCGAGTACGTGCGCTGGGCGGACGAGTTCGTGGCGAGCGAGCTGCAGTTCTTCCATGACCCGGCCGATGGGGCGCCCGGGCGGAGCGGCGTGGCGCCGGAGTTCGTCTACTCGCTGACGGGCGACGTGACGGGCCGCCCGTGGCGGCGGGAAGAGAGGGAGCAGGAGCCGCTGGAGTCGAGCCCGCTGCAGCCCTCGGGCGAGCTGGCGGTGCCGATCGTGGAGGCGCTGGCGTGCGGGCGACGGCGCGACCTGGCGGCGGTCAACATGCTCAACGGCGGGGCGATACCGAACCTGCCGGAGGACATGGTGGTAGAGGCGCCGGCGGTGGCGGATGCTTTCGGTCTGCGCCTGTGCTCGATGGAGCCCCTGCCGGAGGCGATCGCGGCCATGCTGCGGCTGCAAGGCTCGATCAACAAGTTGCTGGTGGAGGCCTTCGCGGAGCGGTCGAAGGCGAAGCTGCTGCAGGCCGTGCTGCTGGAGCCGACAGTGGACTCCTACCGTGGCGCGGTGGAGATGGTGGACGAGATGCTGGCGCTCCAGCGCGACATCCTGCCGCCGCTGGAGTGA
- a CDS encoding 3-ketoacyl-ACP reductase gives MRTRPVALITGGTRGIGYGIALVLAREGWDLLLNGRRPPEEVTAALDGLAALGARVAYAEADIARAGHHDRLLERARMEFGRLDLLVNNAGIAPRVRADILEAGEDSFDEVLETNLKGPYFLTQRAARWMAAQREADRGCRRCIVFVTSISAEVASVNRGEYCVAKAGLSMAARLWAVRLAEHDIAVYEVRPGIVRTDMTAGVQERYDRLIEGGLLLQPRWGTPEDVGRAVAMLARGDLAYSTGAVIEVSGGMGVPRL, from the coding sequence GTGAGGACACGCCCCGTCGCCCTGATCACCGGAGGCACGCGCGGCATCGGGTACGGCATTGCGCTCGTGCTGGCGCGCGAGGGCTGGGACCTGCTGCTGAACGGTCGCCGGCCGCCCGAGGAGGTCACGGCTGCTCTAGACGGACTGGCCGCGCTGGGCGCGCGCGTCGCCTACGCCGAGGCGGACATCGCGCGGGCCGGCCACCATGACCGACTGCTGGAGCGCGCCCGCATGGAGTTCGGCCGGCTGGACCTGCTCGTGAACAACGCCGGCATCGCGCCGCGCGTGCGCGCCGACATCCTGGAGGCCGGCGAGGACTCGTTCGATGAGGTGCTCGAGACGAACCTGAAGGGGCCCTATTTCCTCACGCAGCGCGCGGCGCGCTGGATGGCCGCGCAGCGCGAGGCGGACCGCGGATGCCGCCGGTGCATCGTCTTCGTCACCTCGATCTCCGCCGAGGTGGCCTCCGTCAACCGCGGGGAGTACTGCGTGGCCAAGGCGGGGCTCTCCATGGCGGCGCGCCTGTGGGCGGTCCGCCTGGCGGAGCACGACATCGCCGTCTACGAGGTGCGGCCCGGCATCGTGCGCACCGACATGACCGCCGGCGTGCAGGAGAGGTACGATCGGCTGATCGAGGGAGGACTGCTTCTCCAGCCGAGGTGGGGCACGCCGGAGGACGTGGGGCGCGCGGTCGCGATGCTGGCCCGGGGCGATCTCGCCTACTCAACGGGCGCGGTCATCGAGGTCAGCGGCGGCATGGGCGTCCCGCGCCTCTAG